In Sardina pilchardus chromosome 10, fSarPil1.1, whole genome shotgun sequence, one genomic interval encodes:
- the agk gene encoding acylglycerol kinase, mitochondrial isoform X2, whose amino-acid sequence MARVVKVFRTLRNHWKKSTFAACALSYGGHWLYGKHCDNILRREACQEAREYGQQIIGPQEQLRKATVILNPAACSGKANNLFEKNAAPILHLAGMEVTIVKTDYEGQAKKLMELMEHTDMLIVAGGDGTLQEVVTGLLRRPDEGTFSKTPIGFIPLGSQNSLSSALHPMSDNKVRHITTATLSILKGETVPLDVMQIQGEKEQPVYALLSLRWGAFRDVANSISKYWYLGPLKTRAAHWFSTLREWPQVREASLSILPAAPRPADEPIHKPPRPNLMYRIARRLKNYWNPPVIEPPKEPEPERWEEQEITTSELVVSTQNKNPVQRRENDALLVCLEPDNLTVGEFITTGTQKVEDPFVSMPNAVKLEAGACRFNPKQEGGGFFNIDNEEYEAMAVEVRLLPRKLRFFCSGERREQLLAETT is encoded by the exons ATGGCCCGTGTTGTGAAGGTGTTTCGGACGCTACGGAATCACTGGAAGAAATCCACATTTGCAGCCTGTGCCCTGTCGTACGGTGGTCACTGGTTATATGGAAAACACTG TGACAATATTTTACGAAGAGAAGCCTGTCAAGAGGCAAGg GAATATGGGCAACAGATAATTGGACCTCAGGAGCAGTTGAGGAAAGCAACTGTCATCTTGAATCCGGCTGCATGCAGTGG GAAAGCCAACAACCTGTTTGAGAAGAATGCAGCACCCATTTTACATCTGGCTGGCATGGAGGTGACCATAGTAAAG ACAGACTATGAGGGTCAGGCCAAAAAGCTGATGGAACTGATGGAGCACACTGACATGCTTATAGTTGCTGGTGGAGATGGAACTTTACAAGAG GTTGTTACAGGGCTGTTGAGGAGGCCTGATGAG GGAACTTTCAGCAAGACACCCATTGGATTCATACCACTTGGTTCCCAGAATTCCCTGAGCTCTGCCCTGCATCCTATGAGCGACAATAAAGTCAG GCACATCACCACAGCAACATTATCCATTTTGAAGGGTGAGACTGTTCCCCTGGACGTTATGCAGATTCAG ggagagaaagaacaacCTGTGTATGCTCTGCTCAGTCTTCGCTGGGGTGCTTTCAGAGATGTAGCCAACAGCATCAGCAA GTACTGGTACCTTGGCCCATTGAAAACCAGAGCAGCTCACTGGTTCAGCACACTGAGG GAGTGGCCTCAGGTGCGAGAGGCCTCCTTGTCCATCCTGCCCGCTGCTCCCCGGCCAGCAGATGAGCCGATACACAAACCTCCACGCCCCAACCTGATGTATCGCATCGCACGCAGACTCAAGAACTACTGGAACCCCCCAGTAATAG aACCTCCCAAAGAGCCAGAACCAGAGCGATGGGAGGAGCAGGAGATCACCACGTCCGAGCTGGTTGTCAGCACCCAGAACAAAAACCCTGTGCAACGG CGGGAGAACGATGCACTGCTGGTCTGTCTGGAGCCTGATAACCTCACAGTGGGCGAGTTCATTACTACAGG aactcaGAAAGTGGAGGACCCGTTCGTGTCAATGCCCAATGCAGTGAAACTGGAGGCTGGCGCCTGTAGATTCAACCCAAAACAA GAGGGAGGTGGCTTTTTCAACATTGACAATGAGGAGTACGAGGCCATGGCAGTGGAGGTGAGGCTGTTGCCACGCAAACTGCGTTTTTTCTGCAGCGGGGAGCGCCGTGAACAGCTACTGGCTGAGACAACATGA
- the agk gene encoding acylglycerol kinase, mitochondrial isoform X1, producing MARVVKVFRTLRNHWKKSTFAACALSYGGHWLYGKHCDNILRREACQEAREYGQQIIGPQEQLRKATVILNPAACSGKANNLFEKNAAPILHLAGMEVTIVKTDYEGQAKKLMELMEHTDMLIVAGGDGTLQEVVTGLLRRPDEGTFSKTPIGFIPLGSQNSLSSALHPMSDNKVRHITTATLSILKGETVPLDVMQIQGEKEQPVYALLSLRWGAFRDVANSISKYWYLGPLKTRAAHWFSTLRQEWPQVREASLSILPAAPRPADEPIHKPPRPNLMYRIARRLKNYWNPPVIEPPKEPEPERWEEQEITTSELVVSTQNKNPVQRRENDALLVCLEPDNLTVGEFITTGTQKVEDPFVSMPNAVKLEAGACRFNPKQEGGGFFNIDNEEYEAMAVEVRLLPRKLRFFCSGERREQLLAETT from the exons ATGGCCCGTGTTGTGAAGGTGTTTCGGACGCTACGGAATCACTGGAAGAAATCCACATTTGCAGCCTGTGCCCTGTCGTACGGTGGTCACTGGTTATATGGAAAACACTG TGACAATATTTTACGAAGAGAAGCCTGTCAAGAGGCAAGg GAATATGGGCAACAGATAATTGGACCTCAGGAGCAGTTGAGGAAAGCAACTGTCATCTTGAATCCGGCTGCATGCAGTGG GAAAGCCAACAACCTGTTTGAGAAGAATGCAGCACCCATTTTACATCTGGCTGGCATGGAGGTGACCATAGTAAAG ACAGACTATGAGGGTCAGGCCAAAAAGCTGATGGAACTGATGGAGCACACTGACATGCTTATAGTTGCTGGTGGAGATGGAACTTTACAAGAG GTTGTTACAGGGCTGTTGAGGAGGCCTGATGAG GGAACTTTCAGCAAGACACCCATTGGATTCATACCACTTGGTTCCCAGAATTCCCTGAGCTCTGCCCTGCATCCTATGAGCGACAATAAAGTCAG GCACATCACCACAGCAACATTATCCATTTTGAAGGGTGAGACTGTTCCCCTGGACGTTATGCAGATTCAG ggagagaaagaacaacCTGTGTATGCTCTGCTCAGTCTTCGCTGGGGTGCTTTCAGAGATGTAGCCAACAGCATCAGCAA GTACTGGTACCTTGGCCCATTGAAAACCAGAGCAGCTCACTGGTTCAGCACACTGAGG CAGGAGTGGCCTCAGGTGCGAGAGGCCTCCTTGTCCATCCTGCCCGCTGCTCCCCGGCCAGCAGATGAGCCGATACACAAACCTCCACGCCCCAACCTGATGTATCGCATCGCACGCAGACTCAAGAACTACTGGAACCCCCCAGTAATAG aACCTCCCAAAGAGCCAGAACCAGAGCGATGGGAGGAGCAGGAGATCACCACGTCCGAGCTGGTTGTCAGCACCCAGAACAAAAACCCTGTGCAACGG CGGGAGAACGATGCACTGCTGGTCTGTCTGGAGCCTGATAACCTCACAGTGGGCGAGTTCATTACTACAGG aactcaGAAAGTGGAGGACCCGTTCGTGTCAATGCCCAATGCAGTGAAACTGGAGGCTGGCGCCTGTAGATTCAACCCAAAACAA GAGGGAGGTGGCTTTTTCAACATTGACAATGAGGAGTACGAGGCCATGGCAGTGGAGGTGAGGCTGTTGCCACGCAAACTGCGTTTTTTCTGCAGCGGGGAGCGCCGTGAACAGCTACTGGCTGAGACAACATGA